From one Tsukamurella tyrosinosolvens genomic stretch:
- a CDS encoding acyl-CoA thioesterase, with protein MPSIDEQPYTLVIPTRWKDNDVYGHVNNVVYYSFFDTVINTFLIREGGLDIHGGPVIGLCVESHCRYDAPLAFPEPVTAGLAVTKLGRSSVTYAVTLFDGAGAPAAEGWFVHVFVDRETRRPAGVPDGIRAALERLLVGAPQ; from the coding sequence GTGCCGAGCATCGACGAGCAGCCGTACACCCTGGTCATTCCGACGCGCTGGAAGGACAACGACGTGTACGGGCACGTCAACAACGTCGTCTACTACAGCTTCTTCGACACGGTGATCAACACCTTCCTCATCCGCGAGGGCGGCCTCGACATCCACGGCGGCCCCGTGATCGGCCTGTGTGTGGAATCTCACTGCCGCTACGACGCCCCGCTGGCCTTCCCCGAGCCCGTCACCGCCGGGCTGGCGGTCACGAAGCTGGGCCGGTCCAGCGTCACCTACGCCGTCACCCTGTTCGACGGTGCCGGTGCCCCCGCGGCCGAGGGCTGGTTCGTCCACGTCTTCGTCGACCGGGAGACGCGGCGCCCCGCGGGCGTCCCCGACGGGATCCGCGCCGCGCTGGAGCGCCTGCTCGTCGGTGCCCCGCAGTAG
- a CDS encoding GNAT family N-acetyltransferase — translation MAFLTPLEPVTLTGHLVTLVPLAHDQHDGLLEALEDGQLWDRWYTSVPAPSGLRAEIDRRLELQEKGEMIPFTAIDVAGRVLGMTTYYDIDATVPRMEIGYTWNRASAHGTGTNAESKLLLLRHAFDVLGCECIGLRTQWVNTQSREAIARLGAKQDGVLRSYKRYRNGALQDAVLFSILRHEWPTVDAHLRHRLRHRHEAYRSVPE, via the coding sequence ATGGCGTTCCTCACCCCGCTGGAGCCCGTCACCCTGACGGGCCACCTGGTCACGCTCGTGCCGCTGGCGCACGACCAGCACGACGGCCTGCTCGAAGCGCTCGAGGACGGGCAGCTGTGGGACCGCTGGTACACGTCGGTGCCCGCGCCCTCGGGCCTGCGCGCCGAGATCGACCGCCGCCTGGAGCTGCAGGAGAAGGGCGAGATGATCCCCTTCACCGCGATCGATGTCGCGGGCCGCGTGCTCGGCATGACCACCTACTACGACATCGACGCGACGGTCCCGCGGATGGAGATCGGCTACACCTGGAACCGTGCCTCCGCGCACGGCACCGGCACCAACGCCGAGTCCAAGCTGCTGCTGCTCCGGCACGCCTTCGACGTGCTCGGCTGCGAGTGCATCGGGCTGCGCACGCAGTGGGTCAACACGCAGTCGCGCGAGGCCATCGCCCGGCTCGGCGCGAAGCAGGACGGGGTCCTGCGCAGTTACAAGCGGTACCGCAACGGGGCCCTGCAGGACGCGGTGCTCTTCTCGATCCTCCGGCACGAGTGGCCGACGGTGGACGCGCACCTGCGGCACCGTCTGCGCCACCGGCACGAGGCCTACCGCTCCGTCCCGGAGTAG
- a CDS encoding DEAD/DEAH box helicase, with amino-acid sequence MPRPQAAAHGLWRPGLGLALWFTDDLGEPTAEPDLAALPAPVAEVLGDRRPRRSVTFAGPQGRLVAPALTLGPERAAALLDALAPSDGAGDLRYLRWVAKSVERFVAAGAVSPALRGDDGEWIVRWAPVESVQWRTWGQTAAAAMPPVLRRTGDLAAILDMAAELTDGYARRRLGDGPWSWVAAPSLRALVDGEPLPARAVADAGAAAAWTEWAGSVRSAETLLVLRLVEPDGRGPGENPLAPRSTPGGTPWRLEVCRRVPGAAPVRADPGRMSPVDLDDLAGELARALAVYPPLKRVAQDDSSLDFLLTTEEAEALFLEGAPGLTKAGYEVLLPASIATVRPALRLVGREQPGRTALTVQAGLAEIKDFAWQLAVGDTVLTGSELATLANAASGLVEVRGKWVRADRRTLAQAARFVAEQRSAAESGTDLSDLLGMIADPAALPAPLAAVDGLGWLDSVYRGGTIAPVEVAAPSTLKAQLRDYQLRGLEWLVTLWHSGIGAVLADDMGLGKTIQVLALLCHERERADEAVRPTLLVCPMSVVGNWVAEAQRFAPGLRVHVHHGTDRPTGEEFGRVAAASDVVLTTFALAARDRELLAGHHWGRVVVDEAQHVKNVNTAAAKALRSIPAAHRVALTGTPVENRLEDLRAVIDLVNPGLLGSARTFRNRFALPIEREQDQAAVRRLNTLTSPFILRREKTDPAIAPELPEKAEFTVRASLTPEQAGLYQATLNRLVEELRESQGMGRRGLVLASLTRLKQICNHPAHYLGDGSPLLRRGQHRSGKVELLADILTTVADEGERALVFTQYAEFARMLQPWLTGLLGAEVPVLDGAVPRAERDALVARFQSGGGAPVLVATVQSGGTGLNLTAANHVIHVDRWWNPAVENQATDRAFRIGQTRAVQVRKFVCAGTLEERIDGVIAAKRELSSMTVRTGEAWLTELNNDELYELVALRDEAVV; translated from the coding sequence GTGCCCCGTCCCCAGGCCGCCGCGCACGGGCTGTGGCGCCCGGGCCTCGGACTCGCGCTGTGGTTCACCGACGATCTCGGCGAGCCCACCGCCGAGCCCGATCTCGCAGCCCTGCCCGCGCCCGTCGCCGAGGTCCTCGGCGACCGCCGCCCCCGCCGCTCGGTCACGTTCGCCGGGCCGCAGGGCCGCCTCGTCGCGCCCGCCCTCACGTTGGGGCCGGAGCGCGCCGCCGCCCTGCTCGACGCCCTCGCCCCGTCCGACGGTGCCGGCGACCTGCGGTACCTGCGCTGGGTCGCGAAGTCCGTCGAGCGGTTCGTCGCCGCCGGGGCCGTGAGCCCGGCGCTGCGCGGCGACGACGGCGAGTGGATCGTGCGCTGGGCGCCCGTCGAGTCGGTGCAGTGGCGCACCTGGGGACAGACGGCCGCGGCCGCGATGCCGCCGGTGCTGCGCCGGACGGGGGACCTCGCCGCGATCCTCGACATGGCCGCGGAGCTCACGGACGGGTACGCCCGGCGGCGGCTCGGCGACGGGCCGTGGTCCTGGGTGGCGGCGCCCTCGCTGCGCGCCCTCGTCGACGGCGAGCCCCTTCCGGCCCGCGCCGTCGCCGACGCCGGGGCCGCCGCCGCGTGGACCGAATGGGCGGGCAGCGTCCGCTCCGCCGAGACCCTGCTGGTGCTGCGGCTCGTGGAGCCGGACGGCCGTGGCCCGGGCGAGAACCCCCTGGCGCCGCGGAGCACGCCGGGCGGGACGCCGTGGCGGCTCGAGGTGTGCCGCCGCGTCCCCGGCGCGGCGCCCGTGCGCGCCGACCCGGGCCGGATGAGCCCCGTCGACCTCGACGACCTGGCGGGCGAGCTGGCCCGGGCCCTCGCGGTGTACCCGCCGCTCAAGCGGGTCGCCCAGGACGATTCGTCGCTGGACTTCCTGCTCACCACCGAGGAGGCGGAGGCGCTGTTCCTCGAGGGCGCCCCCGGGCTGACGAAGGCCGGCTACGAGGTGCTGCTGCCCGCGTCGATCGCGACGGTGCGCCCCGCGCTGCGGCTCGTCGGGCGGGAGCAGCCCGGCCGCACAGCGCTCACGGTGCAGGCCGGCCTCGCCGAGATCAAGGACTTCGCGTGGCAGCTCGCGGTCGGCGACACCGTTCTCACCGGGAGCGAGTTGGCCACCCTGGCGAACGCGGCGTCGGGGCTGGTCGAGGTCCGCGGGAAGTGGGTGCGCGCGGATCGCCGGACGCTGGCGCAGGCCGCGCGGTTCGTCGCCGAGCAGCGTTCCGCCGCCGAGTCCGGCACGGACCTGAGCGACCTGCTCGGCATGATCGCCGATCCCGCGGCCCTGCCGGCCCCGCTCGCCGCCGTCGACGGCCTCGGTTGGCTCGACTCGGTCTACCGCGGCGGCACCATCGCCCCGGTGGAGGTGGCGGCACCGTCGACGCTGAAGGCCCAGCTGCGCGACTACCAACTGCGTGGGCTCGAGTGGCTGGTCACGCTGTGGCACAGCGGCATCGGTGCCGTCCTCGCCGACGACATGGGGCTGGGCAAGACGATCCAAGTGCTCGCGCTGCTCTGCCACGAGCGCGAGCGCGCGGACGAGGCGGTGCGGCCGACGCTGCTGGTCTGCCCGATGTCGGTGGTCGGCAACTGGGTCGCGGAGGCGCAGCGCTTCGCCCCGGGCCTGCGGGTACACGTGCACCACGGCACCGATCGGCCGACCGGTGAGGAGTTCGGTCGGGTCGCGGCGGCCTCGGACGTCGTGCTCACCACCTTCGCGCTCGCCGCCCGCGACCGGGAGCTGCTCGCCGGTCACCACTGGGGCCGCGTCGTGGTCGACGAGGCGCAGCACGTCAAGAACGTCAACACCGCCGCCGCGAAGGCGCTGCGGTCCATCCCGGCCGCGCATCGGGTCGCCCTCACCGGCACGCCGGTGGAGAACCGGCTCGAGGACCTGCGCGCCGTCATCGATCTGGTCAATCCCGGCCTGCTCGGCTCGGCCCGCACGTTCCGCAACCGGTTCGCGCTGCCCATCGAGCGCGAACAGGACCAGGCTGCCGTGCGCCGGCTCAACACCCTGACCTCGCCGTTCATCCTGCGGCGGGAGAAGACCGACCCGGCCATCGCCCCGGAGCTGCCGGAGAAGGCCGAGTTCACGGTGCGCGCCTCGCTCACGCCCGAGCAGGCGGGGCTCTACCAGGCCACCCTGAACCGGCTGGTGGAGGAATTGCGGGAGTCGCAGGGCATGGGCCGCCGCGGGCTCGTGCTGGCCTCGCTGACCCGGCTCAAGCAGATCTGCAACCACCCCGCGCACTACCTCGGCGACGGTTCGCCGCTGCTGCGCCGCGGGCAGCACCGCTCGGGCAAGGTCGAGCTGCTCGCCGACATCCTCACCACCGTCGCCGACGAGGGCGAGCGTGCGCTCGTCTTCACCCAGTACGCCGAGTTCGCGCGGATGCTCCAGCCCTGGCTCACCGGGCTGCTCGGCGCGGAGGTGCCCGTGCTCGACGGTGCCGTGCCGCGCGCCGAACGCGATGCGCTGGTGGCGCGGTTCCAATCCGGCGGGGGCGCTCCCGTCCTGGTGGCGACGGTGCAGTCCGGCGGCACGGGCCTGAACCTCACCGCCGCGAATCACGTGATCCACGTGGACCGCTGGTGGAACCCGGCCGTCGAGAACCAGGCCACCGACCGCGCCTTCCGCATCGGCCAGACCCGCGCGGTGCAGGTCCGCAAGTTCGTCTGCGCGGGCACGCTCGAGGAGCGCATCGACGGGGTGATCGCGGCGAAGAGGGAACTCTCGTCGATGACCGTGCGGACGGGTGAGGCCTGGCTGACGGAGCTGAACAACGACGAGCTGTACGAGCTGGTCGCCCTCCGGGACGAGGCGGTGGTCTAG
- a CDS encoding PIN domain nuclease produces MQRDPELTGQWLEAQLSGAIGSCDPQRAEYRRSARNVDEFDSMSAMFIDLYPDVPVPTTVWSWVDAAQFRLAKVGAARALSVVDLLVCATAAARGLVILHDDADFELAERLLPAVQARRVVGPTAN; encoded by the coding sequence CTGCAGCGGGACCCCGAGCTGACGGGACAGTGGCTGGAAGCCCAGCTCAGCGGTGCGATCGGTTCGTGCGACCCGCAACGAGCCGAGTATCGCCGGTCTGCTCGCAATGTCGACGAATTCGACTCGATGAGCGCCATGTTCATCGACCTCTATCCGGATGTTCCGGTGCCGACGACGGTCTGGAGCTGGGTCGACGCTGCGCAGTTCCGTCTCGCGAAGGTCGGCGCGGCGCGCGCGTTGTCCGTGGTCGACCTGCTCGTCTGCGCGACCGCCGCGGCCCGCGGTCTCGTCATCCTCCACGACGACGCCGACTTCGAACTCGCCGAGCGTCTTCTCCCTGCTGTGCAGGCGCGACGCGTCGTCGGACCGACGGCGAACTGA
- a CDS encoding metallophosphoesterase family protein gives MRFLHTADWQLGMTRHFLDADAQARFTDARLDAISRLGAVAAEREAEFVVVCGDVFEDNRLAPAVVARSLDRIAAIDRPVYLLPGNHDPLDAASIYTSEVFRRHRPANVIVLESPGVHEVRPGVELLAAPWFSKHPAGDPLTEAVAAAAAPAAGVIRIAVGHGGTLPVGARDQRLIDVDALSARIAAGELRYVALGDRHSVTEVAPGIWYSGAPEVTNFDHKETASGSVLVVDVPDAGPARVERARVGTWRFASREFPLTAERDVDAAVGALAALPDKDRTVVKVGFTGTVGLAAKARLDAEIEALRARFAAVELWERKTDLAVLPGAEELDALDLTGPAADAAQELLGVARSGGERAADASGALALLYRLTRQEVGA, from the coding sequence ATGCGATTTCTGCACACGGCGGACTGGCAGCTGGGGATGACCCGGCACTTCCTCGATGCGGACGCGCAGGCCCGGTTCACCGACGCCCGGCTGGACGCGATCTCCCGGCTCGGCGCCGTGGCGGCCGAGCGGGAGGCGGAGTTCGTCGTGGTCTGCGGTGACGTCTTCGAGGACAACCGGCTCGCACCGGCCGTCGTCGCCCGCAGCCTCGACCGGATCGCCGCGATCGACCGCCCCGTCTACCTGCTGCCCGGCAATCACGATCCGCTGGACGCCGCCTCGATCTACACCTCCGAGGTGTTCCGGCGGCACCGCCCCGCGAACGTGATCGTGCTGGAGAGTCCCGGCGTGCACGAGGTGCGCCCCGGCGTCGAGCTGCTGGCCGCGCCGTGGTTCTCCAAGCACCCCGCCGGGGACCCGCTCACCGAGGCCGTCGCCGCAGCCGCCGCGCCGGCCGCCGGGGTGATCCGCATCGCCGTCGGGCACGGCGGCACCCTGCCCGTCGGCGCCCGGGACCAGCGCCTGATCGACGTTGACGCGCTGTCGGCGCGGATCGCCGCCGGCGAGCTGCGCTACGTCGCACTGGGCGACCGGCATTCGGTCACCGAGGTCGCGCCCGGCATCTGGTACTCCGGCGCCCCCGAGGTCACCAACTTCGACCACAAGGAGACGGCCTCCGGTTCCGTCCTCGTCGTCGACGTCCCCGACGCCGGCCCGGCCCGCGTCGAGCGGGCGCGTGTCGGGACGTGGCGGTTCGCCTCCCGCGAGTTCCCCCTCACGGCCGAGCGCGACGTGGACGCCGCCGTCGGCGCGCTCGCGGCGCTCCCGGACAAGGACCGCACCGTGGTCAAGGTCGGCTTCACCGGCACCGTCGGACTCGCGGCGAAGGCCCGGCTGGACGCCGAGATCGAGGCCCTGCGGGCGCGGTTCGCGGCGGTCGAGCTGTGGGAGCGCAAGACCGATCTCGCGGTGCTCCCCGGCGCGGAGGAGCTGGACGCGCTCGACCTCACCGGCCCGGCCGCCGACGCGGCGCAGGAGCTCCTCGGCGTCGCGCGCAGCGGCGGGGAGCGGGCGGCGGACGCCTCCGGGGCGCTCGCGCTGCTCTACCGCCTCACCCGCCAGGAGGTGGGCGCATGA
- a CDS encoding AAA family ATPase, which translates to MRLHRLAVKDFRGVDEREIAFADTGVTLLHGPNEAGKSSMVEALQLLLEVKATSKSQRVEAVCPAHRDAGPFVEAELTVGPYRFVYAKQYHRRPGTTLTVLEPAPLQLTGGTAESWVAEQMAAHVDGDLLAALTVLQGPGPGQPSLRDSAAFAKALDSASGGAGEDEPGAERLAEAVAAERARYFTPTGRPTGELSAARAREAAARTALDEAEAALREVDRVVEEHALASARLGALVERRSAAAADLEALAADQERIGALQSTLAQARAAHESALLREQHAGDAANRRRRLVDKQVLAVERTAQVRVQRDRALADREVLAAEASWLETTVHELSAVSADRRERKSQAQYAVDYARESVGYQRIVKRIEQAQLLGKDVEDARNRLAANPLDRRALQTIAVAEQRYEKAQARFSALAATLKLERLGFSDVLVDGRNIGEEPVDVVAGNGTVIEVPGAVRIEVMQRGESADAAAEVRAAHTALLTACRDAGAADVAEARELHEQREAVEIELQEARIALAHALGDNTLAELRQLAEEAAERIVALEAAVEPELLAVDPERAKANLMDATQAEVASRGEERRTREQLGQKQKELHTADVTARTAANRLQDFDHQAAELTAELERARAESADEALGEAADAAVAAREAAAARVAEHEAAAQDADVAGFAARLAAARAQDERARAAEASAREELAGLGGQLHLFQADGRRDRLDAAEAEHVHAERSLTSVEERARAAALLHDTLTAHRDARRARVQAPYQRALEELGRTVFGDPLTITVGDDLTIASRTVEGVTVPFDSLSGGAQEQLGVLSRLACARLVDGADGAPVIFDDALGHSDPTRLGAMADALVEAGRSAQVIVFSCVPGRFDALRGRDGVTEVALG; encoded by the coding sequence ATGAGGCTGCACCGCCTGGCGGTCAAGGACTTCCGCGGCGTCGACGAGCGGGAGATCGCCTTCGCCGACACCGGTGTCACCCTGCTGCACGGCCCCAACGAGGCCGGCAAGTCATCGATGGTCGAGGCGCTGCAGCTGCTGCTGGAGGTCAAGGCCACGTCGAAGTCCCAGCGGGTGGAGGCCGTGTGCCCCGCGCACCGCGACGCCGGCCCGTTCGTCGAGGCCGAGCTGACCGTCGGCCCGTACCGCTTCGTCTACGCCAAGCAGTACCACCGCCGCCCCGGCACGACGCTGACGGTGCTGGAGCCCGCGCCGCTGCAGCTCACCGGCGGCACCGCGGAGTCGTGGGTGGCGGAGCAGATGGCCGCGCACGTCGACGGCGACCTGCTCGCCGCGCTCACCGTGCTGCAGGGCCCCGGGCCGGGCCAGCCGTCGCTGCGCGACAGCGCGGCCTTCGCGAAGGCGCTGGACTCGGCGTCGGGCGGCGCGGGGGAGGACGAGCCGGGCGCCGAGCGGCTGGCCGAGGCCGTCGCCGCGGAGCGCGCCCGCTACTTCACCCCGACGGGCCGCCCGACGGGCGAGCTGTCCGCCGCCCGCGCCCGCGAGGCCGCCGCCCGCACCGCGCTGGACGAGGCCGAGGCCGCGCTGCGCGAGGTCGACCGGGTCGTCGAGGAGCACGCCCTCGCCTCCGCGCGCCTCGGGGCCCTGGTGGAACGACGGTCCGCGGCCGCCGCGGACCTGGAGGCCCTGGCCGCCGACCAGGAGCGGATCGGCGCGCTCCAGTCGACCCTGGCGCAGGCCCGCGCCGCCCACGAGTCGGCGCTGCTGCGCGAACAGCACGCCGGTGACGCCGCGAACCGCCGGCGCCGGCTCGTCGACAAGCAGGTGCTGGCCGTCGAGCGCACGGCACAGGTCCGCGTGCAGCGCGACCGCGCACTCGCCGACCGCGAGGTGCTCGCCGCGGAGGCGTCGTGGCTGGAGACCACGGTGCACGAGCTGTCGGCAGTCTCCGCCGACCGTCGCGAGCGGAAGTCGCAGGCGCAGTACGCCGTCGACTACGCCCGCGAGTCGGTCGGCTACCAGCGCATCGTCAAGCGGATCGAGCAGGCGCAGCTCCTCGGCAAGGACGTCGAGGACGCGCGGAACCGGCTGGCCGCCAATCCGCTCGACCGTCGCGCCCTGCAGACCATCGCGGTCGCCGAGCAGCGGTACGAAAAGGCGCAGGCCCGGTTCTCCGCGCTCGCCGCCACCCTCAAGCTCGAGCGGCTGGGCTTCTCCGACGTGCTCGTCGACGGGCGCAACATCGGCGAGGAGCCCGTCGACGTCGTCGCCGGGAACGGCACCGTGATCGAGGTGCCCGGCGCGGTCCGGATCGAGGTGATGCAGCGGGGCGAGAGCGCCGACGCGGCCGCCGAGGTGAGGGCCGCGCACACCGCCCTGCTCACCGCGTGCCGCGATGCCGGCGCCGCGGACGTCGCCGAGGCCCGCGAGCTGCACGAGCAGCGCGAGGCCGTGGAGATCGAGCTGCAGGAGGCGCGGATCGCCCTGGCGCACGCCCTGGGCGACAACACCCTCGCCGAGCTGCGGCAGCTCGCGGAGGAGGCGGCGGAGCGGATCGTCGCGCTCGAGGCCGCGGTCGAGCCCGAGCTGCTGGCCGTCGACCCGGAGCGGGCGAAGGCGAATCTCATGGACGCCACGCAGGCCGAGGTCGCCTCGCGCGGTGAGGAGCGGCGGACCCGCGAGCAGCTCGGGCAGAAGCAGAAGGAGCTGCACACCGCGGACGTCACGGCCCGCACGGCGGCCAACCGGCTGCAGGACTTCGACCACCAGGCGGCCGAGCTGACCGCCGAGCTGGAGCGCGCCCGCGCCGAGTCCGCCGACGAGGCGCTGGGCGAGGCCGCCGACGCCGCCGTCGCCGCCCGCGAGGCCGCCGCGGCCCGGGTCGCCGAGCACGAGGCCGCGGCCCAGGATGCCGACGTCGCGGGCTTCGCCGCCCGGCTCGCCGCCGCCCGCGCGCAGGACGAGCGGGCCCGCGCCGCGGAGGCCTCGGCGCGGGAGGAACTCGCCGGACTGGGCGGACAGCTGCACCTGTTCCAGGCCGACGGCCGCCGCGACCGGCTGGACGCGGCCGAGGCGGAGCACGTGCACGCCGAGCGGAGCCTCACGTCGGTGGAGGAGCGGGCGCGCGCCGCGGCGCTGCTGCACGACACCCTGACCGCCCACCGCGACGCCCGCCGCGCCCGCGTGCAGGCGCCGTACCAGCGGGCGCTGGAGGAGCTGGGGCGCACCGTCTTCGGCGACCCGCTCACCATCACCGTCGGCGACGACCTGACCATCGCCTCGCGCACGGTCGAGGGGGTCACCGTGCCCTTCGACTCCCTGTCCGGGGGTGCGCAGGAGCAGCTGGGCGTGCTCAGCCGGCTCGCGTGCGCCCGCCTGGTCGACGGTGCCGACGGCGCGCCCGTCATCTTCGACGACGCCCTCGGCCACAGCGACCCCACCCGCCTCGGCGCGATGGCGGACGCCCTGGTCGAGGCGGGCCGCTCCGCGCAAGTGATCGTTTTCAGCTGCGTCCCCGGCCGGTTCGACGCCCTCCGCGGCCGTGACGGCGTCACCGAGGTCGCGCTCGGCTAG
- a CDS encoding acyl-CoA synthetase, translating to MPARPAVDLGSWIARRAAVSGDRPAVTYGDTTWTYRELADRVDRLAAELVAGGIGTGDRVGYVGFNHPDFLTTMFAASRAGAVFVPLNFRLTSAELEYILSDAGVHTLVADADRAAVVEPVRASSGITRAIALEPVDGWEQLGPLLAARAPIAEPQSPAEDDLALIMYTSGTTGRPKGAMLTHGNMFWNNMNALLSLDTMSTDISLVAAPMFHIGGLNVTTLITLQKGGQLVILPAFDPTAALQLIEQHRVTTMFGVPAMFLFMSQVPAFETTDLSSVRQFTCGGAPVPEPLIALYNGRSIPFCQGYGLTETAPLALVMDVYDTARKIGAAGHHVLPLSEVALLGPDGAQVPAGERGEVCVRGPQVTPGYWQNPDATGAAIDADGWFHTGDVGQQDEDGYVTVVDRVKDMVISGGENVYPAEVESVLYRHPSIAEVAIIGTPHEKWGEAVTAIVALKPEASLTLEEVREFAKDSLAPYKLPLALHLVDALPRNPAGKVLKFKLREQV from the coding sequence ATGCCCGCTCGCCCCGCCGTCGACCTCGGATCCTGGATCGCGCGCCGCGCGGCCGTGAGCGGGGACCGCCCCGCCGTCACCTACGGCGACACGACGTGGACCTACCGCGAGCTCGCCGACCGCGTCGACCGGCTCGCGGCCGAGCTGGTGGCGGGCGGCATCGGGACCGGTGACCGCGTGGGGTACGTGGGCTTCAACCACCCCGACTTCCTCACCACGATGTTCGCCGCGTCCCGCGCCGGAGCCGTCTTCGTGCCGCTGAACTTCCGCCTCACCTCGGCGGAGCTGGAGTACATCCTCAGCGATGCGGGCGTGCACACCCTCGTCGCCGACGCCGACCGTGCCGCCGTCGTGGAGCCGGTGCGGGCCTCGTCGGGCATCACGCGCGCCATCGCGCTCGAGCCGGTCGACGGCTGGGAGCAGCTCGGGCCCCTCCTCGCGGCGCGCGCGCCCATCGCCGAGCCGCAGTCGCCGGCGGAGGACGACCTCGCGCTCATCATGTACACGTCGGGCACCACCGGACGCCCCAAGGGTGCGATGCTCACCCACGGGAACATGTTCTGGAACAACATGAACGCACTCCTGAGCCTCGACACGATGTCGACGGACATCAGCCTCGTCGCGGCCCCCATGTTCCACATCGGGGGCCTCAACGTCACCACCCTGATCACCCTGCAGAAGGGCGGGCAGCTGGTGATCCTGCCGGCGTTCGACCCCACCGCCGCGCTGCAGCTCATCGAGCAGCACCGCGTGACGACGATGTTCGGCGTGCCCGCGATGTTCCTGTTCATGAGCCAGGTGCCGGCCTTCGAGACCACCGACCTCTCCAGCGTCCGCCAGTTCACCTGCGGCGGCGCGCCCGTCCCCGAGCCGCTCATCGCGCTCTACAACGGCCGCAGCATCCCCTTCTGCCAGGGCTACGGCCTCACCGAGACCGCGCCGCTCGCCCTCGTCATGGACGTGTACGACACCGCGCGCAAGATCGGCGCCGCCGGCCACCACGTCCTTCCGCTCTCCGAGGTCGCGCTGCTCGGGCCCGACGGTGCCCAGGTCCCCGCCGGGGAGCGCGGCGAGGTCTGCGTGCGCGGCCCGCAGGTCACTCCCGGCTACTGGCAGAACCCCGACGCCACCGGTGCGGCGATCGACGCCGACGGGTGGTTCCACACCGGCGACGTCGGCCAGCAGGACGAGGACGGCTACGTCACCGTCGTCGACCGCGTGAAGGACATGGTGATCTCCGGCGGCGAGAACGTCTACCCTGCCGAGGTCGAGTCCGTGCTGTACCGCCACCCGTCGATCGCGGAGGTCGCGATCATCGGGACGCCGCACGAGAAGTGGGGCGAGGCGGTCACCGCCATCGTCGCCCTCAAGCCGGAGGCGTCGCTCACGCTGGAGGAGGTGCGCGAGTTCGCGAAGGACTCCCTCGCGCCGTACAAGCTGCCGCTGGCCCTGCACCTCGTCGACGCCCTGCCCCGCAACCCCGCGGGCAAGGTCCTCAAGTTCAAACTGCGCGAGCAGGTCTGA
- a CDS encoding SRPBCC family protein has product MTAFTVTRSTEIAAPATTVYGLIADLHEWRLWSPWEGLDPHLHREYGGPSSGPGATYAWKGNRKAGAGRMTISAVEPDASVDVDLEFLKPFPAHNHVRFDIAPAGAGVRVTWTMTGETSGLASLFGKIVPMDRLVGKDFEKGLAALKQRSENTGAGDA; this is encoded by the coding sequence ATGACCGCGTTCACCGTCACCCGATCCACCGAGATCGCCGCGCCCGCCACCACCGTCTACGGGCTCATCGCCGACCTCCACGAGTGGCGGCTGTGGTCGCCCTGGGAGGGGCTCGACCCGCACCTGCACCGGGAGTACGGCGGACCGTCGAGCGGTCCCGGCGCGACCTACGCGTGGAAGGGCAACCGCAAGGCCGGGGCCGGCCGGATGACGATCTCCGCCGTGGAGCCGGACGCCTCCGTGGACGTGGACCTCGAGTTCCTCAAGCCCTTCCCGGCGCACAACCACGTGCGCTTCGACATCGCCCCGGCGGGCGCGGGCGTGCGGGTCACGTGGACCATGACCGGCGAGACCAGCGGGCTGGCCTCGCTGTTCGGCAAGATCGTGCCGATGGACCGGCTCGTCGGTAAGGACTTCGAGAAGGGCCTCGCGGCCCTCAAGCAGCGCAGCGAGAACACCGGCGCCGGCGACGCCTGA